A genome region from Geobacter pickeringii includes the following:
- a CDS encoding PilZ-like domain-containing protein, with protein MTTHDFEYGKYFEELQRINLTVRLGSAGSFDGTAAITSLKGSLAWLEIFGTEQPPMGTVREGADVSVSVWTGGALCRCDAAVEKVRDDRQFAVRLAGDVREIQRREYFRLDVALPFVWELLPGLTPEEALDRWMADRADFWRQPEMVPAGDGYKVIGWNGSDVSPARVNLSGGGMRFRVTEPVEAGSLLEITLFLALPQPRVVCCLAETIRCHEIALTLERGTHYQLSMKFIGVSDKDRETIISYLFAEQRRALLTKNERFPSGGR; from the coding sequence ATGACAACTCACGATTTCGAATACGGGAAATATTTTGAGGAGCTTCAGCGGATCAACCTGACGGTCCGCCTGGGGTCCGCCGGCTCCTTTGACGGAACGGCGGCCATCACCTCCCTCAAGGGGAGCCTGGCGTGGCTGGAGATTTTTGGAACCGAGCAGCCGCCGATGGGGACGGTGCGGGAAGGGGCCGACGTCTCCGTCTCGGTCTGGACGGGGGGAGCGCTCTGCCGCTGTGATGCGGCCGTCGAGAAGGTCCGTGACGATCGCCAGTTCGCCGTGAGGCTTGCCGGCGATGTCCGGGAGATACAGCGTCGCGAGTACTTCCGCCTCGACGTGGCACTCCCCTTCGTCTGGGAACTGCTCCCCGGCCTGACGCCGGAAGAGGCCCTGGATCGCTGGATGGCGGATCGGGCGGATTTCTGGCGGCAGCCCGAGATGGTTCCTGCCGGCGACGGTTACAAGGTCATCGGCTGGAACGGCAGCGACGTCTCCCCCGCCCGAGTGAATCTGAGCGGTGGCGGGATGCGGTTCCGGGTCACCGAGCCCGTCGAGGCCGGTTCGCTCCTTGAAATCACCCTCTTTCTCGCCCTTCCTCAACCGCGGGTCGTCTGCTGTCTGGCCGAGACGATCCGTTGCCACGAAATAGCCCTTACCCTTGAGCGGGGAACCCACTACCAGCTCTCCATGAAGTTCATCGGGGTCAGCGACAAGGATCGGGAGACGATCATCTCCTACCTGTTCGCCGAACAGAGACGGGCGCTCCTGACGAAGAACGAACGGTTCCCCTCCGGTGGACGCTGA